The genomic segment TTCTTTATGGAAAACCAGCCTGTGCCCAGATTATATCATCTTGCTGTAGGAATGGGAACTCAATGATCAGTGATGGTCTGTCAGTGGGAAATGGGCATATGGTTCAGTGTTAGTTTTGGCTGTCAGCCTAGAAATAAGTAAAATTGTGGGGATTAAATAGGTGGCCTTGATTCAACTGCAGAAGGGACAGCATTTAGGCAATGATTTTGGACTCATGTCTTTGGAATGTAAAGCCTAATGCTTTAAGTGTTGTAGTCCTGTTTGACACAACTGAGTCACGATCTTCAAAACACAACGTTTAGGTCCATCAGGGTGAGCAGAAGAACTGCTGGGGTTGTTTACTGAGTGGTAAATGACTCTGGACAGGAAAAGGCCTCTCTTTCTGAATGGGTTTGCCTTGGTTTCTGCAAAATCGATTCCTGCTTCCAGCACCCAGAATTCAAAGGTAAGGGGAAGGATGGGTTCCAGAGCCAAGGGAAGCTTGTAAGGAATGTGTGTCAGAAACTTGGATCTAGAACTCCAGGATGGGCAGGGGAGGAGCTCAGAGGTCAAATGGCTCTTCTGACTCCACCTTGGCAGTGTGCTCCAGAGTTGTCACTCTGATAAATGCCAGCACTTTAAACATGCTCCGTGTGCCAGCTGGCATGGTGCACTACTGCTGCACACAGCTGGGTTACTGGTGTTCTATGCTGCATTCGGTACTTCTCCGTTCTAGGTATATCCAACTACAAAACTTGCTGCAGCACTCCTGTCATCAGGGAGCTGACACTTTCATTTCTTAcctggctttttttccccccattaaAACCATCAGTCTCTGAAGTACACTTCCCTTTCTCCCTAACAATCACAGTCTACAGTCAGGCCTCTTTGTGAATTCTTATTTTGCGATTTTCAATCTTAGgtgcaggaggaagggagaggagaggggatgATGACTGCTCTTGCCGTTTTTATTGGCTTGTGACTCACTACCTGGCTTAACCTGATGGCTCCCCTCTTCCTAGTTCCCAGGTTGCAAAACTGAACATGAATACTATGATACAAGCTGTGTGTCTAACGATGACAGACCTTCTGTGGCACACTCTGTCGTATTGGCAGGCTAAATAAATGTTGCTGCATTTTGCAGCAAAAGGATACTGCTTGCAATGCTTGAGCTGCACCAGAGTAACACGGTCAGACGGATCCAAAAGACGTCTTTGCTGTGAATTTCTGGCTGCATCAGGTAGGATAGGACGGTCTGAACCAGCATGTAAATGGCTCCAACTCCGAACGTCAGGCAGGCTCCAACCACGTGTACGTAGTACAGAACAGATTTCTAGGGAAAGAAAGCACTGCTTGTATAGAACCTGGTTTTGTCTTAAACTTGgggaatattttcttttgtaaatgttTGACACTCCACCCGCTCAATCATCTTCTCATATGCCAAGCTAAAGTGTTCAGGACTGCATCAGCATGTGGATTTTCTTGGAAATCTCAGAGTCAGCTGGAAGCCAGCACTTGCCAGCTCTCTGTATTGCTGTTTTTTGGCAAGTTCTTGGGGCTAAGTTAGAGACCACAACTATATCTTAACTACAGGAATTCATAAAAGCTGCCCTCACTACCAAACTGGGTGATAATATAGAAACTGGATGGCGGAATCCCTGCAGCTGCGAAGGCAGCAAGAGTGACAACAGGCTACCTGCTGAACATTTCTATCCCAGGAATTTCTGCATCTATGAAGGATAATGCAATAGAGGACAAACATGATGCACAATTCTAGTCCCCCGCAAAGAAGTTAAAGATAATGAGGTTTAGCGCTGCTCTGAATGACTCCAGTTTGAACAAGCCTTGCTTGTCAAATTAGAATCTTCGAATACTCAGAGGGAACAAGGTGGAATCAAACAGTAATAAACACGTTAGGAGAATCAACTGTCAAATAATAATCATTAAACCTAGAAGCTATTCcaagaaaaacaatcaaactCGAAATTTATGTTGTTACAAACTACGTCACACTCAGTCCTTTCCTCTTATCCCTGACTGAGCAAAGTAGCCAAACacagcaaataaaaagcatcttGTCAATTGTACAACACATTGGCAGCCCCTCTGCAATCCAATTCTGCAAGTAATCTTTTATGCTCTAATGAATGAGACTATGTATGTTACTGAATAGCTATTAAGATCAGGAATTGGAATCACCCTTTCCTCACAATCTCTGTGCGCAGATTAATTAAATGATATTTAACTGCTGCATCCACAGCAGTGTAACAATTTGCATGTGAATAGCCAAGCTGTAAAAGTGTGTGTCCAGTGCTGCTCAGTAAGGTGTCAGCAGAGAGAAATCTTTCTCCGATGTGAGAAATCAATAGCCACAGCTACAACTGAGCCATAGCACTGGCTGAACACCATAAATCAAATCCCCTCTGAGCCTTGTGCCATCACTTTTACTCCCAACCAGTGAAAGCTGTCTGGGGTTCTGCtgttccctttaagcatctttgtacattttcaaattcatttgTCTTCAGTAACTAGTGGACTTCATAGGCCTTAGCTCCTTTTGCTTCTGGGGTGGCCTCTAGACAATCCTCAGCATCACTTGGATATGCAGGTATGCAGGTACATAATTTCcacttttttcttgctcaagaTTAAATGTCACAGAAACTATATAATAAAGGAACACTCACTTTCTACATTTTGATTATCTACAAGACATAGATATAACCTCTCCTGACCAGTGGTGGAAGACAATCATGCAGCTAGACACAACCTGGAAGCTCTTGCTTGGTGGTTATGTTGGTAGGGGCTGTGGCCAGCGAGTCTGGCTAGAGTGCTAAAAAATATAGATTGaggcctcaaaaaaaaaaaagtcagcataCTGAAGTTTCTGCGACATGGGATGCTGAAAAAATTgggagagctgtgctgtggggaaaggagatgagagaaaaaaaaggtggagatTTCCTggagcttttctgtttttctgtttcgcTTTTCCTTGGCCCTAATCCATCAGGAGCCACTGCAGCCTCTAGTGGCTAAAGGCACTACTACAGACCCCTGAAAAATCCAGCTCGTAATTAATATGATGAGGCTGGCAAGTACACAACCGTCTCGCATGTAACAGCCAGCAATCCTGAATCTAGTCCTGCTGATGGTGTGATATGTGAGAATATCTGGTTTTgaaaaagcaagggaaaaaagatATTGAGGAAAAAACATAGAGACACTGGGAGAAATTCAAAAGCTGGTTGACATTGCAGTGTTTTCAACAATTGCACAGGTTTTGCAGGAAAAGATACGTAGGAGGGAAGATTTTTCAGAGTAAGAGTTCTTGTGGGGTTAGGTGTTTTTGCTGGCTttacttctagttctaacagttttTGACTATTTGACACTTGATTCTCCCGTATTAAAATATGATATAATTGTGGTCTTCTCATCTGGAGTTAAGGCTTTCAAATCTCCTACAAGGAGATGCAAGATGAGTTTGCTTCTTGCAAaacttctgatttttgtttttaaatggcttGGAATTTTGTGAATGTCTGCTCACAAATTCCAGTGGATAAAGCAAATAAGAAATATGTAAAGAAATTCCAAACTATTAACAGTTCTCTATAGggaatttgattaaaaaaaaaaagtttttcctcaAAAGTTTTGCCTTTAATAACGCCCCAGTTTTACCAGGTATCtcagtaaacaaacaaacacagaactCTGGACAGGTTCAAAACATTGCAAGCAAAGCACAAACCTGGAAATTTGCAATAATACAAAGTCCAAAACAGCTTATCAGTCCTAGAGTCAGGCCGATCTTATTAAGCTTGATGATCTTGGATTTTTCTGGATTCAAAGCATAAACTTGCTTATAACGGACATACATGGTAGCCGCACCTGCAAATGAAAATCACAAATGTGTTTAAGATTTTAAGCTGTCAAGtaaactgttttgtttgaaCTGCGAAGATGCTGAGTGACAGTAGCATCTATTTAAAATACCAAAACTGTCTTAGGAATAGGACAGTTGAGAATTTGGAAGccaaaactgaaataacttaTTGGATTtttcttagaatcatagaatcattaaggttggaaaataccTTATCTCTTTCACTTGAAAAACgtattgttttttcccctctccataACTGCAGCACAAGTAAGATGACTGCCTTAACTCTGCATTTCTATTTCTCATAACAGTttctttgtttgtcttttttaaatgtatttttggcCTTCTGGAATCTGCAATTGTCATGCTGGCTTTGTGCGTAAATCCCTGCAATATAATTTTCTCTGAATTACTTAAGAGAACTAGGATTAATTGCTTAAAATTTAGCTTTTGATGAGAATTATGGGATGTTTTAATGATTTGAATAAGGAAACCATTTCAAATGCTGTGCATCCCAGAACCACATGCAGTTTGCCATGGACAGCTTTCTATACTCACCCaagaaagctgaaatatttaacaTGATCCCAAACAAGCATCTTTCTGGAGGTATTGTCCCTGTATCACTGGAAGAGATAAATGGAGTGATACATatctatattaaaaatacttgcaATACAACTTTAGTTATTTCAGTCTACAAAGAAAGCATAAGAAAGCTTGTAAAAACCCTCCCGgctatttttcactgttttcattaCTCTAACAATACTGTACTCGTTTCTAGAGCTCTAGAAATACATGTAAGCACAGTGAAAACTGCTATCCTTAGAACAAGAAATTAACGTGCTTGGTATAGCTATTCCTTTTATTCTGATCTTGATTCCACAATAAAAGGTGAATAAAGAGTATTAAAACTGGGAAATGAAGAACCTGGAAATCTGAAAGACCAAAATTAAGGCCATACGTACAGCTTTGATGGTATGCAGTTGGCACTGTAGATTACAGAACAGCTTTACTGACAAAACCAAGCCTGGAGAGAGCAAGATGCTGTTCTCCAAACAGGGCTGGAGACTCACCCCCAGATTTCTTGTTCATTATCATTTTAAGGATACGTTCATAGAACCACAACATAAAGGACAGATTAGATAGACAGAGAGCTTTGAATAGACTTACAAATTCGTTTAGCGATTTGTAGGCAACTTTAGAACTGGAGCTGTTGGGTAAAAGCTGGTATTTAAAGTTTGGAGTTGGGGAAGAATTCAGAAGCGTGAGAGGCCAATTCAATACTGTGATACGGTTATCAGGGCATTGTCTGCACATTACTAACCTGATATAGGGCACCAAAGGGTCAACGTGGTGTAGGACGATAGCGGTGATGTATGAAAACACAAAAGATGCAGCTGACCAAACAACCAAAGACGCAGGCAAGAAAGAGAGTCCTTGCTGGAACCACCACATTGCAGAGCTGACTTCTAACCTCTGAACACTGTGAGGAATTGAATAAAAAGGtttactgagattttttttgagGCAAGCTGCCTATTCATACAGTCTACCGTTGTTGTCAAGGATGACTCTTCTCTACAAAGGCTATGCCAAGGTGAAGTGGATTTGATGTTGCTCTCAGACCTGTCTTGCAAACTGTCTTGCAAAAAAGTGAGATTTGACTTCACAGTACAGAAGCAATcacaaagaagcagaaataatatCTGGAAGTGTTCACTCTGAAATTCTTAGGAGACcatgagaaaagaa from the Anas platyrhynchos isolate ZD024472 breed Pekin duck chromosome 27, IASCAAS_PekinDuck_T2T, whole genome shotgun sequence genome contains:
- the DRAM2 gene encoding DNA damage-regulated autophagy modulator protein 2, which produces MWWFQQGLSFLPASLVVWSAASFVFSYITAIVLHHVDPLVPYISDTGTIPPERCLFGIMLNISAFLGAATMYVRYKQVYALNPEKSKIIKLNKIGLTLGLISCFGLCIIANFQKSVLYYVHVVGACLTFGVGAIYMLVQTVLSYLMQPEIHSKDVFWIRLTVLLWCSSSIASMFVSSLVLYSGLYGTNLVQKLHWDPEEKGYTAHIISTVSEWSLAFSFLSFFLTYIRDFQKISLRAVVSLHGRTLYNTPQSFVADEQTLLTAGSI